The following are encoded in a window of Cydia strobilella chromosome 1, ilCydStro3.1, whole genome shotgun sequence genomic DNA:
- the LOC134748017 gene encoding lipase 3-like, with the protein MLGAFVLLCVYGLVSIASGCEDIAVTKPQSQQLKKLRLHPELAEDANLKVPSLVRKYEYPLEEHQVITSDQYVLTMHRIPYGRYNKKKRNRPAVFIMHGLLSSSADFITTGPEKAFAYILAEEGFDVWMGNARGNRYSRQHTYIDPRKSAFWKFSWDEIGNLDLPAMIDYVLKKTKKRKIHYIGHSQGTTAFWVMCSLRPEYNHKIISMHALAPVAYLTHNKCPLLHAIASFSNAIAKFLTLVGKAEFMANKLLLKWAGAAICRDGAIFQELCSNIYFLVGGWNSVELNRTIIPVILGHTPAGASVYQFAHYGQVMASKQFRRFNHGGSANMKIYKSRTPPGYHPHKVTAPVFFHYSLSDPWAHVKDVERLGLEIGNLKAKRVIPMATFSHFDFLFGINAKALVYDQVISDMWSMERK; encoded by the exons ATGTTGGGAGCATTTGTTTTGCTCTGTGTTTATGGATTAGTTTCTATAGCATCTGGTTGTGAAGATATAGCAGTCACCAAACCACAGTCACAACAactaaaaaaattgagattacATCCTGAACTTGCCGAAGACGCTAATTTAAAAGTG CCAAGCCTGGTCCGGAAGTATGAGTACCCACTGGAAGAACACCAGGTCATAACTAGCGACCAGTACGTTCTGACCATGCACCGAATTCCCTATGGACGATATAACAAGAAGAAAAGAAACAG GCCTGCCGTCTTCATTATGCACGGGTTGTTATCATCGTCTGCAGATTTTATTACAACCGGGCCTGAGAAAGCTTTTG CTTACATCCTTGCCGAGGAAGGGTTTGACGTGTGGATGGGCAACGCCCGCGGCAACCGCTACTCCCGCCAGCACACCTACATTGACCCTAGGAAATCTGCCTTCTGGAAGTTCTCCTGGGACGAGATTGGGAACCTAGACTTGCCAGCCATGATCGATTATGTGCTGAAGAAGACGAAAAAGAGGAAGATTCATTACATCGGGCATTCACAG GGCACCACAGCGTTCTGGGTCATGTGCTCGCTGAGACCCGAATATAACCACAAGATCATCTCCATGCACGCCCTGGCCCCTGTGGCTTACTTGACACACAATAAGTGTCCTCTACTGCATGCAATAGCATCGTTTTCTAATGCCATCGCT AAATTTCTAACTTTGGTCGGAAAAGCCGAATTTATGGCTAACAAGCTCCTTTTGAAATGGGCCGGAGCGGCGATATGCAGAGACGGGGCTATCTTTCAAGAGCTCTGCAGCAACATATACTTCCTCGTTGGTGGCTGGAACTCCGTGGAATTGAACAGG ACGATAATCCCAGTAATCCTAGGCCACACCCCAGCCGGCGCGTCTGTCTACCAATTCGCCCACTACGGCCAAGTCATGGCCAGCAAGCAGTTCCGTCGCTTCAACCACGGTGGGAGTGCAAACATGAAAATCTACAAAAGCCGAACACCGCCAGGATACCACCCCCACAAAGTTACAGCCCCAGTTTTCTTCCATTATTCCCTATCTGATCCTTGGGCTCATGTTAAAGATGTAGAAAGATTGGGACTGGAGATCGGCAATCTTAAAGCAAAGCGGGTCATACCTATGGCAACTTTCAGCCACTTTGATTTTCTTTTTGGAATTAACGCGAAGGCACTTGTTTATGATCAGGTCATTTCTGATATGTGGAGTATGGAAAGGAAATAA